From the genome of Medicago truncatula cultivar Jemalong A17 chromosome 2, MtrunA17r5.0-ANR, whole genome shotgun sequence:
ATACCAATCTTTAGGTATCAAGGAGGGAGAGAAATCTATATATAAGCTTGGTAAGGGACGAGAAAGAAAGACAAGAGATTTGGACCAAGCAAAGTGTATTAAGGATGAAGAGCGTAGAGTTTTTGGTTCAGGAAAGAGATATTAAGGGTAGATGGAAGAAGTATTTTCACAACCTATTTAATGAAGGATATGAGATCTTACCAGACTCTAACAGGTTAGACATCGGAGAGGAGGACTGAAACTATAATTATTATCGTCGGATTCAAGAGCACGAGGTTAGAGAAGCGTTGAAAAGGATGATTAGTGGCAAGGCAGTTGGGCCGGACAACATACCTATCGAAGTGTGGAAAAGTCTTAGCGATAGAGGGATTGTGTGGCTCACAAACCTTTTTAACGAGATTATGAGGACGAAGAAAATGTCAGACGAGTGGAGAAGAAGCACTTTAATTCCAATCTATAAGAACAAGGAGGATATACAAAATTGCGCGAATTATAGGGGAATTAAGCTAATTAGTCATACCATGAAGTTATGGGAAAGGGTGATCGAAAGAAGACTAAGAAAGGAGACTCGAGTTACGGATAACCAATTTGGTTTTATGCCTGGGAGGTCGACTATGAAAGCAATCTACTTACTTTGACGCGTGATGGAGCGATATCGGACGGATAAAAAAGACTTGCACTTGGTTTTCATTGATTTGGAAAAGACGTATGATAGAGTACCGAGAGAGAGATTTTGTGGAAAGCCCTGGAGAAGAAAGGGGTTAGGATTGCCAATATTAGGGCTATCAAGGATATGTACGAGGGAGCTTCGACTAGTGTGAGGTCGCAGGATGGAACTACCGAAGATTTTCCCATAACAATAGGATTGCGCCAAGGGTCAACCATAAGtccttatctttttactttagttttggatGTATTGACGAAACACATCCAAGAGTTAGCACCGAGATGTAtgctttttgcagatgatgtaGTCTTGGTGGGTGAGTCGAGGGAGGAAGTGAACGGGAGGCTAGAGACCTGGAGGCAAGGATTCCACTTGAGTAGAAGCAAGACAGAGTATATGGAATGTAATTTCAGTGGAAGGAGAAGTAGGtctaccttggaggtgaaagttggagatcatatcatactCCAAGTTACACGGTTTAAATATTTTGGGTCCTTCTTATAAAATGACGGAGAAATAGAAGCAGATGTAAGCCATCGTATTCAAGctgggtggttgaaatggagaagagcctcaggtgttttgtgcgataagaaagtaccacttaagttgaaaggaaagttctatcgGACATCAGTCAGACCAGCGTTGTTGTATGGTACGGAGTGTTGGACGGTTAAGAGTCAACAtgagaatcaagtaagtgtagcagagatgaggatgttgtgttggatgagtggtaagactagacatgataggattaggaatgacaccattagagagagagtgggggtagcacctatagtagaaaagttggtagaaaataagcttagatggtttgggcatgtagagagaagacctgtGGATGCCgtggtaagaagagtagatcaaatggaggagagtcaagTTAAAAGCGGTAGAGGAAGACATAGGAAAACTATTAGAtaaaccattagaaaggatttagaggtcaatgagttggatccaaatttggtgtatgatagaacactatagtgtcatttgatccatgtagccgaccccacttagtgggataaggcttcgTTGTTGTTAGCGACATAACATAAGCACAAAATATTTCCATTAAAAGCAAGGATAAAGGACAACAGACAAACAACAGGTAAGTCAAAGTTTGAACAAGAGAAATAACAATATTTTAGCAAAAGTCTACCTCAATCTAGAAATTTTCTTCacaatattttatgtaacatcCCAGACGACTTTTAAGCATTGTCGACTGACCtgcaaaccaacacgagtcttttcagcgtgttttgtcctcacttgCACGTTTATCGGAAAACTTCCCagtaggtcacccatccaaCGACTACTCCAGatgcacgcttaactgtggagttttTATGGAATATATGAGCTACCaaatcttgttgatataggtagtaccaaacaattcttaaaaGTCTTCCTTCAACCACAAAGTCCCATACCTATAAGGTCTCGGGATCCCTCTCATTTCCTCTCCGCCCTCGTTAGCCTTGGGTGTTACATGCCACCGTTAGTCTACCGATATGTTCTTCACCCACCAGTTCCCGTTTGAGGAAAAATGAAACTTctagcaaaagaaaaaaatgaatatggaaaagaacaaaatgagaaaaaaaaaactcgagcTTTAGCCACCAAACCAAGCAAAAACATAGAGAAGGAAACTTAATAAAGGATATGAAACGAGAGGCAAGATCATTGAGTGCTGCTAGGGTTTAAGGGTTGTCTGTTCTGATCTCTCGTTCTGACTTCACATATCATtagttaattttataaaaaaaaaaaaattattaaatgcatttttaaatttaaagggtatggatatatattattattaaatgtatatttttttttcctttaaattaTTACCTTAATTAATATGATTAATCACATAGAACAAACCAAAATTTGATTGATAATAACTGAAACTTGAATATACTCCATATGATCTAGAAGTAAGTTTGGACCtttaaggaaaaataattaACCACGTTCAACTACGTACTTATAGGTGAAGCCTTGTATATATCTCAAATGATATAGAATAATGGTGTGACCTTTGTAGGAAAACCAATAAACTAGATTTTGATCGATCACAAGTGAAGCTCCACGATAGTTCATCCCATCTagaagaaagataaaaaatttcaatcatcTTTCTCTCATATCTCATCGCACGTTcgttttcttctttgctttctCGTTCTCCTTTTCAGCTATCTCtctcatgcattttaattcatTGTGCATGCTATGATATTGGTTCTCACATAATTGCCGCTAGATTTTGATTTCTTTCAATACTTTTATGCTCTATGTTAATGCATTGCACATAAACTGTTTACTGTATCCATTTGCCTTATGtgtcttgtatttttttatttttttctttctatgttCACATAAGCTGCTATGATGCTATTTGCTGATCAAGACCCTTCTAATAATGAGCCATGCATAAGCCAAAATAATCCAAACATAAACCATTCCAAACAGCCCCCTAATAATGAGCAACTTGTATTTGATTGTGTTTTCACATAAGTACTCCATTATTCAACTTTCCACCTATCTGACTAGGGCATTACATATAAATTAGACATTTAATGCTCTTAATGATTATATGTCTTGAATAAGTTCAATATTACAATTTGCTTTGTATGCCAGTTTACATAATATGGGATTAGTGTCGAATATCTgctccatttaatttttttgtaacatGTATCTTTCTATTTTGTGAATTGAAATACCTGGCAGTATTTTTCTTGCATCTTGGTCATATCTTTGGTGCGCGTGTGTGTGTTTGGTCGTTGTAATCGTCTAATGTTTTTATACAATACTTCAGCTCAGTTGTTTTATAACATACGTTGATAAAATGCATGCTTGAGTTGCATCCGTATATAATGTTGTGTACGAATGAGAGATGAGGATTTGAACTGTTTGATATTGCTTTACCCTCTTTATTTCCTTGTCGATTTTTGTTTAGTTACATATTTAGATGCTTTGAGTCTCtgattaaatttttaaaccAGCAGGTGAATCCCAAAACTGATGAAAAGACAAAATTTTACTATCACGGAATTGGAAAGCTAGAGTTTCTTCTTTTGAACTATCGCCGAGGCCTTCGGTCTATGCTCAAATTTTTAGAGAAGCAGGTGAAACtcaaaacttataaaaatattgaagtaCGTGAGATTGAATTTGGAAAGCCACATTTTCGTGTTGAGAACTTCGGCGAAGCAACCACCATCGAGCGTATCTTGAAGGTTAAAAATGATGTATAGCTCTTGAACATCATGCCTTGGATCCTGTCAAAAATTTCcccataaaatcaaattttacccCATATTTGGTCTTTGTTTTGTTCAGTTAATCTTTTGGACCTTTTGCGCTTAAGTTGAAAAACATACGACAATTGTAATTATACTACTATAttgctttgttaaaaaatataccCGTCTCAAATTTTAACTGTTATGATTttctttgttgaaatttttacacTTTTGATGTATGTAATACTTGTGGCAGCTATTATAAATGaataaagaaagataaaagattgcAAACAGCTGATGAATTTCTTATTTGTGTAGTGAGATTTAAAGAGAAGATACAAAAGGTATACTATAAAGATATAACCTTGCGCACTCAAGGCTACCCGAAAGGAGCACTCTCCTTTCACTAGAGCTTTCTGTCGTCACGATTTAGTTATTCAAAGATCAACTATGTCATATATCGTGAGAGGTTTCCACGCGAAATTTCCACAAATACTGTTatgtatatttttctttctatatagCTACCACTATTTTTTACCATAACtatttttgatcaattttttttctctacatAGCTACTACTattaaatagagagaaaaaaaacttgCACAATCGAAATATTTATTATGGTAGGTGGCTTTACaagtattaaaatattaaaatcacttaagttttgtttggaagtttggaGAGTTGGAAATATAGGGAAAAATGATAAATTCTTTcgcattttttgaaagagtaattttttagagaatgataaattaattttatttttttgagggaagagaatgataaattaatatttttttattaatatatttttaatttaaaaaatattataagtaCATAGATTAAATCTGAAGAATTCATGTAAATCTTCCAAAACCCCAAAACTCTCCTTTAATAAAACTTTTGAGTTCCCCAAACGAGaaaaattttgtattatgaagaaaaatgatcCCCCAAAATCTTTGTCTCTCAATGTCatttatttcttccacttactcttttttttctttctccaaacCTCTCCTCTCcattcccctccaaactcgcgaACAAAGCcttaaaatttgaagaaaataacaTGAAGTTTAGGTGATGACACATAAAAGAGTTTGAATCAACAAAACAATGGAAGTTGGTACTTGTAGATACAAGTTTAAATGCTTGTGAATGTTCGTGATATATTTTGGTCGCAATATTaagcatttttcttttctttagcaTGCACGTGTTTTTTAGTTCAatagtttagtggttagaaaCTCACATTTGTAAGTTGTCTGTGAACACCGcatatatcaattgagttaaagtCATGATGACCGTTACATCTTTCTATTCATAGGAAAAAATCTTCTATTGTGTTCGCAGGTatgattatattgaaaatagaaCAAACGGTGACAACAAAGTTGTGTCAATCTAATAAGCTTGATTATTGATAGATCAATAAAATCCAATATTATGTATGCATATAAGTATAGGAAATGATAATTGGTTGAAACAATGTTATTGGTAATATCAACAAAGAATAGTCGGAAATACTCGATGATGGTGGTTGGTGGGTAGATGATATCGAATATCAATAGAAAGTGTAACGTAATGCAGTTGAATTGGTGTTGAAGGAGGGAAGGAAGAAGAGTTGGAACACTAAGCAAACGCAAAATTAGGTGGTTGTTAGTTAAGAGTTGTTATTTTGCTTATCCTTAGAAAGTCTTTAAATAGCCCTAAAGGATAGAGGGGAAAGATATATTTGAAGAGCATTGTTATTTACAGCGAATGTCAATATCACGAGCGCTTCACGAACTAGCTTTTGTCTAGTTACTCTCCActtaattttttctcccaatACACATGTAGCAAGTACCAACACTGCTTAGTGTccaccaaaacaaaaaccagAAGCAAACTATCTCACCCTAACTTCTTTTTTGTGCATATCAtataaacatttgattttagtcccccTAAAATATTATTTAGGCTTTTGGTCCATTCAAAATTTTCCATCCATGAAGTTGGTCCCTACTTTTTAGTCAACTTGTGTctaaccttcatatttttaatgaagtttTCCATCCATGATTAATGAAGATTTGTATATTCAAAGATTCGCTCCATGTCCcataaatagaaaaacaaaaatatgaagcaaTTGTCGTTCTTCTCAGTAATATCAAACATAGTAATGACCACTCTCATATTCACTCAGTTTGAGATTCTCCATATTTTGTGAACAAATGACAAAAGAATGATAAAGTATAGATGGTGATAGAATAATGCATCATGAGATGATGACGACGACTCTCATATTCTTCcatttttaaacacaaaaatgccAGAATCAATCCCATGAATTTCTctgtatcattaaatgatttCATCAAAATTAGGAGCCAAAAGAAAGTAGAAATTGTGCATTTCTCGATTATTGTCCCATAATTTAAGTAACtgaagataaaaattaaaaagtttaattgcagttttgacctcctataaaaaaataataacaattttgCCTCTTAAGTTTACCATCTCTTacaattttagtcccttaatctGATTTTGAC
Proteins encoded in this window:
- the LOC112419103 gene encoding uncharacterized protein isoform X2, with protein sequence MVQLANLDTCKPIKAISRSRGGVVRTREIQLGKKLYRIKKFRDGTTTLQWRFLRGLKANNKSEAVDPSTSKPDAIFNDQPPQVNPKTDEKTKFYYHGIGKLEFLLLNYRRGLRSMLKFLEKQVKLKTYKNIEVREIEFGKPHFRVENFGEATTIERILKVKNDV